The proteins below come from a single Eucalyptus grandis isolate ANBG69807.140 chromosome 3, ASM1654582v1, whole genome shotgun sequence genomic window:
- the LOC104438247 gene encoding probable lactoylglutathione lyase, chloroplastic → MVRIIPMASSIRPSLSSFRFSATSRLGPSPSLRHVPSRRLAFSHLGSVVSQSQSFGTRASRLLGGQSSVTAASTPGNISQASTTATQENILDWVKQDKRRLLHVVYRVGDLDRTIKFYTECLGMKLLRKRDIPEEKYTNAFLGYGPEDSHFVIELTYNYGVDKYDIGTAFGHFGIAVDDIAKTVELIKAKGGKVTREPGPVKGGSTVIAFIEDPDGYKFELLERGPTPEPLCQVMLRVGDLDRSISFYEKAFGMELLRTRDNPEYKYTIAMLGYGPEDKNAVLELTYNYGVTEYDKGNAYAQIAIGTDDVYKTAEAIKLCGGKVTREPGPLPGISTKITACLDPDGWKSVFVDNIDFLKELE, encoded by the exons ATGGTGAGGATAATCCCCATGGCCTCCTCGATTCGGCCTTCCCTCTCCTCCTTCCGCTTCTCCGCCACTTCCCGGTTGGGCCCTTCCCCCTCCCTTCGCCACGTCCCTTCCCGGAGGCTCGCTTTCTCTCACCTCGGCAGCG TGGTATCCCAGTCTCAATCGTTTGGTACGAGAGCCTCTAGGTTGTTAGGAGGACAGAGCAGTGTCACGGCTGCCAGTACCCCTGGAAATATCTCACAAGCAAGCACAACTGCCACCCAAGAGAATATTCTGGATTGGGttaaacaagacaaaagaaGACTGCTTCATGTTGTCTACCGCGTGGGAGATTTGGACAGAACCATAAA ATTTTACACAGAATGCCTTGGAATGAAGCTGTTGCGTAAACGTGACATAccagaagaaaaatatacaaatgCATTCCTTGGCTATGGACCAGAAGATTCCCACTTTGTGATTGAACTCACTTATA ATTATGGAGTTGACAAGTATGACATTGGGACTGCTTTTGGCCATTTTGGCATCGCAGTTGATGAT ATTGCCAAGACTGTGGAACTCATAAAAGCCAAAGGTGGCAAGGTAACTCGAGAACCAGGTCCAGTCAAAGGGGGCAGCACAGTCATTGCATTTATTGAAGATCCTGATGGTTATAAGTTTGAACTTTTGGAGAGAGGTCCCACTCCGGAGCCACTTTGTCAAGTAATGCTTCGAGTAGGCGATCTTGATCGATCAATAAGTTTCTACGAGAAG GCTTTTGGTATGGAGCTTCTTCGCACCAGAGATAATCCCGAGTACAAG TATACCATAGCAATGTTGGGCTATGGCCCTGAAGATAAGAATGCTGTGTTGGAGTTGACATATAATTATGGCGTCACCGAATATGACAAAGGCAATGCCTATGCTCAG ATTGCGATAGGCACTGATGATGTTTACAAAACAGCCGAGGCAATTAAGCTCTGTGGTGGCAAGGTTACCCGGGAACCTGGACCATTGCCTGGCATCAGTACAAAGATTACAGCATGCCTGGATCCTGATGGCTGGAAATCG GTCTTTGTTGATAATATCGACTTTCTCAAGGAATTAGAATGA
- the LOC120286164 gene encoding E3 ubiquitin-protein ligase ATL42-like, producing the protein MNRAHVYVLIFCWVFFLHVEAQIPPQGPIISQDDSNFQPSLVVVMAILSLMFLLACVLIVYAKYCLSSRSAIHGNPEARLGLARSRSQLSGIDKTVIESLPFFRFSSLRGSKEGLECAVCLSKFEDVEILRLLPQCKHAFHIECIDRWLENHSSCPICRLRLSVEDPAIFTYSSSMRLWNQSSRHDDSNPELLFVQREEGNRGSSRFGIGRSLRRMFKADREDEVSIRDAARNADQDPRGDLHKFNHRILVPDGFFKNRWSNVSSSDLMFLNSEMLSSASSNRFSSLEANPGQSKTSRANDEGQIGKIREEMELKRLFESKPGPKSLTSPAPTAGLPPPTAMGRSKYLVLDEKRSMSEITGVSRLGELNRKSRYTQEASSQENGWGSSREERMRRLWLPIARRTAQWFANRDRRSQDSENQNLRLKPEDV; encoded by the coding sequence ATGAATCGAGCCCACGTCTACGTCTTGATCTTCTGTTGGGTCTTCTTCTTGCATGTCGAGGCGCAAATCCCGCCCCAGGGACCGATTATCTCGCAGGATGACTCGAATTTCCAGCCGAGCCTCGTGGTTGTCATGGCAATACTCTCCCTGATGTTCTTGCTTGCTTGCGTCCTCATTGTCTATGCCAAGTACTGTCTCTCCAGCAGATCGGCCATCCATGGCAACCCGGAAGCTCGTCTTGGGCTCGCGAGGTCGAGATCGCAGTTATCAGGCATCGACAAGACGGTGATTGAGTCGCTCCCTTTCTTCAGGTTTTCCTCGCTCAGGGGATCGAAAGAAGGGCTCGAGTGTGCGGTGTGCCTCTCCAAGTTCGAGGACGTCGAGATCCTCCGGCTGCTGCCTCAGTGCAAGCACGCCTTCCACATCGAGTGCATCGACCGCTGGCTCGAGAACCACTCCAGCTGCCCCATCTGCCGGCTTAGGCTGAGCGTGGAGGACCCGGCGATCTTCACCTACTCAAGCAGCATGAGGCTATGGAACCAATCCAGCCGACACGATGACTCGAATCCGGAGCTTCTCTTCGTCCAAAGGGAGGAGGGTAATCGCGGGTCCTCCAGGTTCGGCATCGGGAGAAGCTTAAGGAGGATGTTCAAGGCCGACAGGGAAGATGAGGTCTCAATCCGGGATGCGGCCAGAAATGCCGATCAGGACCCGAGAGGTGACCTGCACAAGTTCAATCACAGGATCCTGGTGCCTGACGGGTTCTTCAAGAACAGGTGGAGCAATGTGAGCTCTTCGGACCTGATGTTCCTGAATTCAGAAATGCTGAGCTCCGCGTCAAGCAACAGGTTCTCTTCCCTGGAGGCAAATCCTGGCCAGTCCAAAACCAGCAGAGCCAACGACGAGGGCCAAATTGGGAAGATCAGGGAAGAGATGGAGCTGAAGAGACTGTTCGAGAGCAAGCCTGGCCCGAAGAGCTTGACTAGCCCGGCCCCGACTGCGGGCCTTCCTCCTCCGACGGCGATGGGCAGGTCGAAGTATCTGGTGCTGGATGAGAAGAGGTCGATGTCCGAGATCACAGGGGTGTCGAGGCTTGGAGAATTGAACAGGAAGAGCAGGTACACCCAAGAGGCTTCCTCACAAGAAAATGGTTGGGGGTCATCAAGGGAGGAGAGGATGAGAAGGCTGTGGCTGCCAATTGCCAGAAGAACAGCTCAATGGTTTGCTAACAGAGACAGAAGATCTCAAGACTCTGAGAATCAGAACCTAAGACTAAAACCAGAAGATGTATAG
- the LOC104440332 gene encoding zinc finger A20 and AN1 domain-containing stress-associated protein 9, producing the protein MKTNADFTGEPPLCAAGCGFYGAREHHDLCSKCYAAFLKDQVAKSAAAAAAAKAAMGRQPSNSASRVAASLDDMAALFSDLTVDTSTPMTSKKKNRCAACNKRVGLLGFECRCGNVFCGAHRYPEEHGCDVDFKTAARRRLSKENPVCKADKMDFRI; encoded by the coding sequence ATGAAAACCAACGCAGACTTCACCGGAGAACCGCCGTTGTGCGCGGCGGGCTGTGGCTTCTATGGAGCCCGAGAGCACCACGACCTCTGCTCCAAGTGCTACGCCGCTTTCCTCAAAGACCAAGTTGCGAAAtccgctgctgccgccgccgccgccaaggCAGCCATGGGACGACAACCGTCGAACTCGGCTTCCAGGGTCGCGGCTTCTTTAGATGATATGGCTGCTTTGTTTAGCGATCTGACTGTCGACACTTCAACCCCGATGacgagcaagaagaagaataggtgcGCAGCATGCAACAAGCGCGTCGGTTTACTAGGATTCGAGTGCCGCTGCGGCAACGTGTTCTGCGGGGCACATCGGTACCCGGAAGAACACGGTTGCGATGTTGATTTCAAGACGGCGGCGAGGCGGAGATTGTCCAAGGAGAATCCTGTCTGCAAGGCCGACAAGATggattttagaatttga